The sequence below is a genomic window from Flagellimonas marinaquae.
CTTCAGCAGTGGGTGGACAACTATATTAAAAATGGTGAATATGAGTATGGTTCGCATCTTTATAACGAAATTGGCAATAAAGCAACATCCATTGCACCGGTACCCCCCATCTATTCTGAAGATGCCGAAGAAGTTGACGGACGTGTAATCCTTAGGGACAATTTTGACAAACTGTTCACCAAATATCCAGAAGCTTTGGTATTTGGCGAGGATACGGGCAATATTGGCGATGTTAACCAAGGTCTGGAAGGACTTCAAAAAAAGTTTGGCAAACTTAGGGTCGCCGATACGGGTATCCGCGAGACCACTATAATTGGTCAGGGAATCGGTATGGCCCTTAGAGGACTCCGCCCAATTGCGGAAATACAATATTTGGATTATATCCTGTATGCGATCCAAACCTTGAGCGACGATTTGGCTACCTTAATGTACAGAACCGTAGGAAAACAAAAAGCACCGTTGATCGTTCGTACCAGAGGACACCGTTTAGAAGGAATATGGCACTCCGGTTCACCCATGGGCGGTCTGGTGCACTTATTGCGGGGCATGTATATTCTGGCCCCAAGGAACATGACACAGGCTGCAGGCTTTTACAATACTTTGATGAAGAGTGATGAACCGGCCTTGATCATTGAAAGTTTGAACGGATATCGCCTAAAAGAAAGAAAACCGGACAACTTAGGTGAGTACTGTACACCAATCGGCAAGGTCGAAACATTAAAAGAGGGCAAGGACGTTACCCTGCTATCTTACGGTTCCACCTTAAGGATTGTAGAAAAAGTAGCCCAAGATCTTTTGGAAGTTGGTATTGATGCCGAAGTTATAGACGCCCAATCCTTGTTGCCTTTTGATTTGGAACACGATGTGGTAAAAAGTCTGCAAAAAACCAATAGGCTTTTGGTTATCGATGAGGATGTACCAGGCGGATGTTCGGCATATCTGATGCAAGAAGTGGTGGAAAAACAAGGAGGCTACCGCTATTTGGATAGCAAACCACAAACGTTGACAGCCAAGGCACATCGACCGGCCTATGCATCGGACGGAGATTATTTTTCAAAACCAAATGCGGAGGATATTTTTGAAAAAGTGTACCACATAATGCACGAATCCGACCCACAAACTTATCCCGCCCTGCGGTAGTTTCTCATAAAGATCAACTCAAAAGTACCTTTCGTCAATTAAAGTTGTGTTTTTAGAAACATAATTTATATTTTCACGGGGATTAATTTTTTCCCCACATGAAAAACAACACTTTGATCCACTTTGGGCTGGCACTTTTAAGGATTGTACCATCTGCATTTATGCTAACCCATGGTTACCCCAAATTAATGAATCTCATCAATGGCAACACAGAATTCGCGAACCCATTTGGAATTGGGCAGGCGCCTTCACTTTTTTTGGCCGTTGTCGCCGAATTTATATGCCCGCTATTGATCATTATTGGTTTTAAGACCCGATGGGCTGCCATACCCACCGCAATTACCATGTTCGTTGCCGGTTTTATGATTCACGGTGCTGATCCATTCGGCACAAAGGAAAAAGCTTTGCTTTACCTTACCGTATTTGTGGTTATAATGCTATTGGGGCCTGGCAAATACAGCGTGGATAAAAAGTAACAATCGTTTAGATTATTTCAGATAGGAGTTCTTTCAACAGATCGGCCTGTGCCATGTTACTGGCTCCTACTCCTTTACTTTTTAAATCCAATACCCTTAAATTGGAGATGATGCCACTTACCCTTTTCATGGGATAGTTTCGAGCCGCCACAACATACTCATTTACAAAATATGGGTTTACACCGAGTACTTTGGCCACATTCCCGGGAGAATGGTCGCTCAGTCCATGATATTGCAATAATTGCGTGAAAAATGTATTCAGAAGGGTTATGGTGACCACAAAAGGGTTGTCCTTGGGATTTTGGGCAAAATAATCAATGATCCTGGACGCTTTTTTTACGTTGCGCTCTCCGATCGCCTTCTTCAATTCAAAATTATTGAAATCCTTGCTAATGCCAATATGCTCTTCGATAAGGTCGGGCGTAATTTCCGTTGATGGAGGCACGATCAACGTGAGTTTGTCCAGCTCGTTGCTTATTTTGCTCAGATCCGTGCCCAAAAACTCCACTAGCATAACACAGGACTTGGGCGATATTTTATATTTTTTGCTGGCCAAGGTTCTTCTGATCCAATCCGCCACCTGATTATCGTACAGTTTTTTGCTCTCAAAGAGCTCTCCCGTTTTTTTAATGGTCTTGTACAATTTTTTTCGCTTGTCCAACTTTTTGTATTTGTAGCAAAGCACAAGAATGGTGGTCGGTTGGGGGTTTTCTGCGTAAGAGGATAAATTTTCTATGGTCCTGGAAAGATGCTGCGCCTCTTTTACGATCACAACCTGGTATTCTGCCATCATCGGGAACCTCTTGGCATTGGCAACAACTTCGTCCACCGTGGTATCCTTCCCGTACAACACCATCTGATTAAACCCTTTTTCGTCATCTGTCAGCACATTTTCTGCAATGTACTGGGAAATTCGGTCAATATAATATGGCTCCTCCCCCATCAAAAAATAAATGGGCTTTGGATTGCCCTTATTGATTTCCCCTACGATCTCTTTTACTTTGTCCATTCAAATTATATCACCAGTTTTGTAAAATGCAAGATTTGAACTTTCCACCTTATTCGTTCCGAATCAAAAATAGCCAAAATAGGCAGTACATTTTCGATGGGATACGTAAAAAATTTGTGGTCCTCCAACCCGAAGAATGGGTCCGGCAACATGTGCTTCGGTATCTGGTGTTCACAAAAAACTACCCGAAGAGCCTGATCAATGTGGAAAAACAACTTACCATAAACAACTTAAAAAAACGTTACGATGTGGTCGTGTTCAATCCCGACGGTTCTATTTTTCTATTAATAGAATGTAAAGCTCCCGAGGTGAACATTACCCAAGCGGTTTTTGATCAGATAGCTCGGTACAACCTCCAATTAAAATCCAAATATCTAATGGTCACCAATGGGTTGGCGCATTATTATTGCGAAATGGATCATAAGAATGAAAAATACATGTTTTTAGAGGATATTCCTGAATTTAGCCGTTAATTTGCCTCCGTTTTGAAAATCGCCGTAGTCATACTCAATTGGAATGGAGAAGCTCTGCTGGAGAGATTTCTTCCCTCTGTGATGGAATATTCCCAAGGTGCCGATATTTATGTAGTGGACAATGCGAGCACCGATGGTTCGGTAGATTTTATAAAACAACATTATCCCACGGTAGGCATTGTACAAAACAGCACCAATGGTGGTTTTGCAAAGGGCTATAACGACGGGTTGAAGAACATAAAGGCAGATATCTTCTGTTTGCTCAATTCCGATGTTGAAGTAGCCCCTGATTGGTTGGGGCCTATAAAAAATGCCTTTGAAACACTTCCGAATGCGGCCATAATCCAACCAAAAATATTGGATTTGAACAAAAGGGACCATTTTGAATATGCAGGGGCGGCGGGAGGTTTCATCGATATGTTCGGTTACCCCTTTTGTAGAGGAAGGGTCTTCCAGACCATAGAAAAGGACGAAGGCCAGTATAACGATATCCAAGAGGTATTCTGGGCGACAGGTGCCTGTATGTTTATAAGAAGTGAGGTTTTTAGATCGCTTAATGGGTTTGATGAAGACTATTTTGCCCACCAAGAAGAAATAGACCTATGTTGGAGAGCAAAAAATGCCGGACATAAAGTGTATTATGTAGGCCATAGCCACGTATACCATTTAGGGGGCAGCACCTTATCCAATATGAATCCGAAAAAAACCTTCCTTAATTTTAGGAACTCCCTCTACTCCATAACCAAAAACCTTCCAAGAAAAAAGGCGCTTCCTTTGGTTTTTGCCCGCTTATTGCTAGATGGTATCGCTGCTCTGCGTTTTATTTTTCAATTGAAGTTCGATCACTGTTCCGCTATCTTAAAAGCTCATTTAAGTTTTTACGCTAACTTTGCAAAAATGTACAAAAAGCGCGAAAAAGCTAATTTTTTATTAAAGTACTACGCCGCGACATCCATAGTATGGTCTTATTTCGTACATCAGGTAGAGAATTTTAACAATTTAGTAAAAGATTAACGAAGCCGAAATATAGGGACCTTGCTTTTTATCTAATTTTGGTGTAGTTTTTTAACATTTGATAAATCTAACAATCCTTAAATTATATTCTGAACTATGAAAAAAGTTTTTCTAGGAGCATTGGCAATGACAGTTCTATTATCTTCTTGTGTATCGCAGAAGAAATATTCCGAACTAGAGGCCAAACACAAAGAAACCCAAGACCTATTGAATTCTGCAACCGTTAAACTAAACGATTGCTTGGAAGAAAAAGCAACTGCAGACTCTAGGCTAAAAACCCTCGAAGACCAAAATGCCTTCCTTAAAGCAAACAACCAAGAGCTCATCAACAACATGGGCAACTTGACCACCCTTACCACTAAAGGTGCCGAGAACCTTGAAAAATCTTTGGAAAGTCTTCGCGAGAAAGACCTTACCATCAGAAAATTACAAGATGCCGTTACCCGTAGGGATTCTGTAAACCTTGCCTTGGTTCAGAGTTTAAAAGGTGTATTGGGCAACTTGGATGATGAGGACATTGAGATCAGCGTAGAGAAAGGTGTTGTTTTCGTTTCCATCTCCGATAAATTGTTGTTCAGAAGCGGAAGCTACAACGTAACCAACGCTGCAAAAGAAGTACTGGGTAAAGTGGCGAAAGTCGTAAACAACAAGCCTGACTTTGAGTTTATGGTAGAAGGACACACGGATAACGTGCCAATTAAAACTTCCGAACTAGCAGATAACTGGGATTTGAGTGTAAAAAGAGCAACTTCCGTTGTTCGAATCCTTCAGAACGATTTTGGTGTAGAACCATCTAGAATGACTGCTGCTGGACGTAGCCACTATGTACCACTTGTGGACAACAACACTTCTGCCAACAGAGCTAAGAACAGAAGAACACGAATTGTTGTACTTCCAAAAATCGATCAGTTCTATAACATGATCGAAGAAGGAATGAAAGATCCTGCTATCGGTGGAACCGGTAAATAAGAAAATAGAAGCTAAAGCTTAAAAAGAAAAGCGGCCATTTGGCCGCTTTTTTTATTAGTAGATATCCAAACTCCCTTTACCTTCACGTATTACCTCTGGTTCGTCTCCCGAAAGATCTATGACCGTAGAGGCTACATTGTCACCGTACCCTCCATCGATGACCACATCTACAAGATTTTGCCACTTCTCAAAAATAAGCTCCGGATCGGTAGTATACTCAAGTATATCATCATCATCACGAATAGATGTAGATACAATTGGATGCCCCAGCCCGGTAACCAATGCCCTTGCAATGGCATTGTCCGGAACACGGATACCCACCGTTTTCTTTTTTTTGAAATCTTTGGGAAGATTATTGTTTCCCGGGAGTATAAAAGTATAAGGTCCCGGAAGTGTTCTTTTTAGAATTTTAAAAGTAGGACTGTCTATTTGTCGAACGTAATCCGAAAGATTGCTCAAATCGGCACAGATAAAAGACCAATTGGCCTTTGCCAGCTTTACTCCTTTAATACGGGCTATCCGTTGTAAGGCTTTTGAGTTGGTTATGTCGCAGCCGAGACCGTAAACCGTATCGGTCGGATAAATGACCAATCCACCCTTTTTTAGCACATCCACTACTTTTTGAACCTGCTTAGGATTTGGATTTTCTTCATATAGTCTAATCAGCTCCGCCATCTATTTACAAACTAGTTAATGTACAAGGCATTTATCACAAAGATAAGATATATTGGTACTTGGCATAAATCAAAAGTTTCTCTTCATAAGTCCACTATCTCATAATCACACCATTTCAGAAATGGAGGATCAGTAGTTCCAGTATCAATCTATTCTTTTTTGATAAAACCCGATGTCATCCAAAATAACAACTCCCATGGTATCTTTATCAAAAACCAGATCAATGCTTTTCAGATTGTTCATGTTTAGACTGTTATTTTGTTTTAAAAAAGAGGAGATCGGAACAAAACAGCTTTTTAATTGGGTCTCGGATTCATCACCTATCATATTCCTATCCAAAAAATCAAACTTGGTAAACTTGCTTTTGACCACACCCGGAAGTTTATTGTTCTCTGCCAAAGGAACCGAAGCAGAATTTCCTAAACTATCCTTAAGCATAATGCTAAAATTAAAACCACTTTTTGGAGTCAAATTCCTCTCTTCTCCTTCTTCATTTATCGCCAATTCAGATAAATCGCCCATGGCCAAGGAAAGTGCCAAAGTATCCATTTCCCCAAAATTCTTCAATGCTTCCGGCAGCTCAATGGAATAAACGGGAATTGAATCACTTTGAATATCCGAACTATGTCTCCACCCAAGTACCAAAGCATTGTTTTGCTGACTACCACCGTCTCTGGCCAATAATTCCATTTCCCGCCAAATGTTAAAATGTTCGGCATTGAGTTTTATACCATCCAATCCATTGGAAAGGTCCAAATCCCTTTCAAAATCCACCAGAACATTTTTAAAATTGTCCGCATACTGAATTCTATAAGTTTCTTTAGGCAACCAATTATGGATCAGTTCCATATTCTTGAACATTGGCAAATAACTTTTGTTCTTCTTAAGAACAACTTCGGCAAAAGCACCAATATATACCTTGGCAACTTTTCGCTGTTCCTCTCCTGTTACCAATGGGGTAAGGTTGAGCAACCATTTCATAGGTGCTCCAAAGTCCGAGCGGCCCCAAGTGGAGTTAAACTGACCGTGATTTGCATGATTCATATACAGCCCAGCCTTAAATCCATCGAAACCTTCCGAAAACTGCAAACGATGGTATGGCCTCATACCCCAGAAACTGGTTTCATCCGAGTCATATGCTCCTTGAATGGACAAATAATTAATGTCGGTCAAACTAATCTCTCGATCGTACCTGTAATCCGTTGGAGCAATGCTGATCACACCTTTTATCCCAAATCCAAAATCGAACTGTTCATTACCATTATCCGGAAATCTGTCCAGTTGGTTAAAAGCAGCAGCAATGGATACCGCCTCCCCTCCCCTGGAATGTCCTACAAGGACGACGTTGTCCAAATCCACTTTACCAGCCAAACCCGATGTAGTGTTTTGGTTCCATTTGCTCCATTGTTCCAAATGTTTGAGCAATAACCAACCACGAACCGGCATTTCTTTTCCTCTAAAGTCCCCGGACCAGTGTCCATTGATAAAATTTTGATCTACAGAAACACCAATAATTCCCCTGCTTGCCAGCAATTCCCCAAGGTAGGCATAGCCTCCATCGGAATAGTCGAGCATGCTGTGGTTCCCATGCACCATCATAACCATAGGGAAAGGCCCAGTGCCTTTGGGCATATACACACGGGCATTCAACGGAAAACTGTCCACACCGAAACCCCAATATTTTTCGCGCCACTTTTTCTTTTTGCCCTTCCATTCTGGTAGCAGTAAAGATGCATCTACGGTAGGGGTTTTTATTTTTGCCCCCTCCGCATATTCTAATCTTTTGGAATCCGTTCCACTGCCATATGTAAAGACTTCAACTTCATAATTCCCCTTGGTCGAAGGGTCATCGACTCCCATATCGCTGAGTGTAGTGATTCCTTCACCATCAATTACCTGTGTGGATTCCGAGTAAGGGT
It includes:
- a CDS encoding glycosyltransferase family 2 protein, which encodes MKIAVVILNWNGEALLERFLPSVMEYSQGADIYVVDNASTDGSVDFIKQHYPTVGIVQNSTNGGFAKGYNDGLKNIKADIFCLLNSDVEVAPDWLGPIKNAFETLPNAAIIQPKILDLNKRDHFEYAGAAGGFIDMFGYPFCRGRVFQTIEKDEGQYNDIQEVFWATGACMFIRSEVFRSLNGFDEDYFAHQEEIDLCWRAKNAGHKVYYVGHSHVYHLGGSTLSNMNPKKTFLNFRNSLYSITKNLPRKKALPLVFARLLLDGIAALRFIFQLKFDHCSAILKAHLSFYANFAKMYKKREKANFLLKYYAATSIVWSYFVHQVENFNNLVKD
- the holA gene encoding DNA polymerase III subunit delta, with the protein product MDKVKEIVGEINKGNPKPIYFLMGEEPYYIDRISQYIAENVLTDDEKGFNQMVLYGKDTTVDEVVANAKRFPMMAEYQVVIVKEAQHLSRTIENLSSYAENPQPTTILVLCYKYKKLDKRKKLYKTIKKTGELFESKKLYDNQVADWIRRTLASKKYKISPKSCVMLVEFLGTDLSKISNELDKLTLIVPPSTEITPDLIEEHIGISKDFNNFELKKAIGERNVKKASRIIDYFAQNPKDNPFVVTITLLNTFFTQLLQYHGLSDHSPGNVAKVLGVNPYFVNEYVVAARNYPMKRVSGIISNLRVLDLKSKGVGASNMAQADLLKELLSEII
- a CDS encoding DoxX family protein, with the translated sequence MKNNTLIHFGLALLRIVPSAFMLTHGYPKLMNLINGNTEFANPFGIGQAPSLFLAVVAEFICPLLIIIGFKTRWAAIPTAITMFVAGFMIHGADPFGTKEKALLYLTVFVVIMLLGPGKYSVDKK
- a CDS encoding OmpA/MotB family protein, producing MKKVFLGALAMTVLLSSCVSQKKYSELEAKHKETQDLLNSATVKLNDCLEEKATADSRLKTLEDQNAFLKANNQELINNMGNLTTLTTKGAENLEKSLESLREKDLTIRKLQDAVTRRDSVNLALVQSLKGVLGNLDDEDIEISVEKGVVFVSISDKLLFRSGSYNVTNAAKEVLGKVAKVVNNKPDFEFMVEGHTDNVPIKTSELADNWDLSVKRATSVVRILQNDFGVEPSRMTAAGRSHYVPLVDNNTSANRAKNRRTRIVVLPKIDQFYNMIEEGMKDPAIGGTGK
- a CDS encoding L-threonylcarbamoyladenylate synthase, which produces MAELIRLYEENPNPKQVQKVVDVLKKGGLVIYPTDTVYGLGCDITNSKALQRIARIKGVKLAKANWSFICADLSNLSDYVRQIDSPTFKILKRTLPGPYTFILPGNNNLPKDFKKKKTVGIRVPDNAIARALVTGLGHPIVSTSIRDDDDILEYTTDPELIFEKWQNLVDVVIDGGYGDNVASTVIDLSGDEPEVIREGKGSLDIY
- a CDS encoding type I restriction enzyme HsdR N-terminal domain-containing protein, producing MQDLNFPPYSFRIKNSQNRQYIFDGIRKKFVVLQPEEWVRQHVLRYLVFTKNYPKSLINVEKQLTINNLKKRYDVVVFNPDGSIFLLIECKAPEVNITQAVFDQIARYNLQLKSKYLMVTNGLAHYYCEMDHKNEKYMFLEDIPEFSR